A window of the Virgibacillus pantothenticus genome harbors these coding sequences:
- the rplL gene encoding 50S ribosomal protein L7/L12 — MTKEQIIEAVKEMSVLELNDLVKAIEEEFGVTAAAPVAVAGAAGGGEAAEEKTEFDVVLTEAGASKIKVVKAVREITGLGLKDAKELVDNAPKAVKEGVSKEDAEEVKGKLEEAGASVEVK, encoded by the coding sequence ATGACGAAAGAACAAATCATTGAAGCAGTTAAAGAAATGTCTGTATTAGAACTAAATGATTTAGTAAAAGCAATTGAAGAAGAATTTGGAGTAACAGCTGCAGCTCCTGTAGCAGTAGCTGGTGCTGCTGGCGGCGGTGAAGCAGCAGAAGAAAAAACTGAATTTGATGTAGTGCTTACAGAAGCAGGAGCTTCAAAAATTAAAGTTGTTAAAGCTGTACGTGAAATTACTGGTCTTGGACTTAAAGACGCAAAAGAATTAGTTGATAATGCACCAAAAGCAGTTAAAGAAGGCGTGTCAAAAGAAGACGCTGAAGAAGTTAAAGGTAAGTTAGAAGAAGCAGGAGCATCTGTAGAAGTTAAGTAA
- the rpoB gene encoding DNA-directed RNA polymerase subunit beta, with product MTGQLVQYGRHRQRRSYARISEVLELPNLIEIQTASYDWFLEEGLREMFQDISPIEDFTGNLSLEFVDYSLGEPKYPVDESKERDVTYNAPLRVKVRLINNETGEVKEQEVFMGDFPLMTDTGTFIINGAERVIVSQLVRSPSVYYNDKIDKNGKRGVAATVIPNRGAWLEFETDAKDVVHVRIDRTRKLPITVLLRALGFGSDQEIIELIGDNEYLKNTLEKDNTETTEKALLEIYERLRPGEPPTVENAKSLLISRFFDPKRYDLAHVGRYKMNKKLHIKNRLFNQVLAETVVDQETGEVLAEKGDKLERKLLDKLIPYLEREEEKLGQQELQPKDGVLDEPIILQTVKIVDPTDPSGERVLNVIGNAGVDASVKNITPADILASISYFFNLLHQVGGTDDIDHLGNRRLRSVGELLQNQFRIGLSRMERVVRERMSIQDTSSITPQQLINIRPVIASIKEFFGSSQLSQFMDQTNPLAELTHKRRLSALGPGGLTRERAGFEVRDVHYSHYGRMCPIETPEGPNIGLINSLSSFAKVNKFGFIETPYRRVDPETGKVTAQIDYLTADEEDNYVVAQANAKLTEDGHFADEEVIARFRGENTIVAREKIDYMDVSPKQVVSAATACIPFLENDDSNRALMGANMQRQAVPLMKPEAPIVGTGMEYVNGKDSGAAVICRHEGIVERVEAKQIFVRRTSVVDGREVKGDLDHYKLQKYIRSNQGTCYNQRPIVSEGDRVIKGEILADGPSMEDGELALGRNVLVGFMTWEGYNYEDAIIMSERLVKDDVYTSIHIEEYESEARDTKLGPEEITRDIPNVGEDALKNLNEYGIIRIGAEVTDGDILVGKVTPKGVTELSAEERLLHAIFGEKAREVRDTSLRVPHGAGGIVLDVKIFNREDGDELPPGVNELVRVYIVQKRKIHEGDKMAGRHGNKGVISKILPEEDMPFLPDGTPIDIMLNPLGVPSRMNIGQVFELHLGMAARALGIHVATPVFDGATEDDVWETLEEAGMPRDAKTILYDGRSGEPFDNRVSVGVMYMIKLAHMVDDKLHARSTGPYSLVTQQPLGGKAQFGGQRFGEMEVWALEAYGAAYTLQEILTVKSDDVVGRVKTYESIVKGDNVPEPGVPESFKVLIKELQSLGMDVKMLSSEEEEIDMRELEEEETQQASKLNIEVEES from the coding sequence TTGACAGGACAACTAGTTCAATATGGGCGGCACCGCCAGCGCAGAAGCTACGCACGAATCAGCGAAGTGCTAGAATTGCCGAATTTGATTGAAATCCAAACCGCTTCTTATGATTGGTTTTTAGAAGAGGGGCTACGGGAAATGTTTCAGGACATTTCTCCAATTGAAGACTTTACCGGCAATTTATCACTGGAATTTGTTGATTACAGTTTAGGAGAGCCCAAATATCCTGTAGATGAATCGAAAGAGCGGGATGTTACTTATAATGCTCCGCTTCGTGTTAAGGTTCGTTTAATTAATAATGAAACCGGCGAAGTAAAGGAACAGGAAGTATTCATGGGTGATTTCCCTTTAATGACAGATACAGGGACATTTATCATTAATGGAGCAGAACGTGTTATTGTATCTCAGCTTGTAAGGTCACCAAGTGTTTATTACAATGACAAAATTGATAAAAATGGTAAACGAGGCGTAGCTGCAACTGTTATTCCAAATCGTGGAGCATGGTTGGAATTTGAAACAGATGCGAAGGATGTTGTCCATGTCCGGATTGATCGTACACGTAAATTGCCAATCACCGTATTATTACGAGCACTTGGTTTTGGCAGTGACCAGGAAATCATTGAGCTCATAGGCGATAATGAATACCTGAAGAACACGCTCGAAAAAGATAACACAGAAACAACGGAAAAGGCCTTACTGGAAATCTACGAGCGTTTACGTCCTGGTGAGCCACCTACCGTTGAGAATGCAAAAAGCTTATTAATCTCACGCTTTTTTGATCCGAAGCGTTATGACCTGGCACATGTAGGTCGTTATAAAATGAATAAAAAGCTGCATATTAAAAATCGTTTGTTTAACCAAGTGTTAGCTGAAACTGTTGTTGACCAGGAAACTGGTGAAGTATTGGCTGAAAAAGGTGACAAGCTGGAAAGAAAACTATTAGACAAATTAATACCATATTTAGAACGCGAAGAAGAAAAACTTGGTCAACAGGAATTACAGCCAAAAGATGGCGTTTTGGATGAACCAATTATCCTGCAGACCGTCAAAATTGTCGATCCTACTGATCCAAGCGGGGAACGGGTGTTGAACGTCATCGGCAATGCAGGTGTTGATGCAAGTGTAAAAAATATTACGCCTGCTGACATTTTAGCATCGATCAGCTATTTCTTTAATTTATTGCATCAAGTAGGCGGAACAGATGATATTGACCATCTTGGTAATCGTAGGCTTCGCTCTGTCGGAGAACTATTACAAAACCAATTTCGCATCGGGCTATCGCGAATGGAGCGTGTGGTACGTGAAAGAATGTCCATTCAGGACACTTCAAGCATTACGCCACAGCAATTAATTAATATTCGTCCCGTAATTGCTTCCATCAAAGAATTCTTTGGAAGCTCTCAGTTGTCACAGTTTATGGATCAAACCAATCCTTTGGCAGAATTAACGCATAAGCGACGTTTATCAGCATTAGGGCCAGGTGGTTTAACACGAGAACGTGCAGGCTTTGAAGTTCGAGACGTTCACTACTCGCATTATGGTCGTATGTGTCCAATTGAGACTCCAGAGGGACCAAATATTGGATTAATCAACTCGCTTTCCAGTTTTGCGAAAGTGAATAAGTTTGGTTTTATTGAAACACCATATCGCCGTGTTGATCCAGAGACCGGTAAAGTGACAGCGCAAATCGATTATTTAACAGCTGATGAAGAGGACAACTATGTGGTAGCTCAGGCAAACGCAAAATTAACAGAAGACGGTCATTTTGCGGATGAAGAGGTTATTGCGCGTTTTCGCGGAGAAAACACCATCGTTGCACGAGAAAAAATTGATTATATGGACGTATCGCCGAAGCAAGTTGTATCTGCGGCGACAGCATGTATCCCTTTCCTTGAGAATGATGACTCCAACCGTGCGCTAATGGGTGCAAACATGCAACGTCAAGCCGTCCCATTAATGAAGCCAGAGGCTCCAATTGTAGGTACAGGAATGGAGTATGTAAATGGGAAGGACTCTGGTGCTGCGGTTATTTGCCGTCATGAAGGAATTGTAGAACGCGTTGAAGCAAAGCAAATTTTTGTACGCAGAACGTCTGTTGTAGATGGACGTGAAGTAAAAGGCGATCTCGACCATTATAAACTTCAGAAATATATCCGTTCCAACCAAGGAACTTGTTATAATCAACGCCCAATTGTAAGCGAAGGAGATCGGGTAATAAAAGGAGAAATCCTTGCAGACGGTCCTTCCATGGAAGATGGAGAATTGGCGTTAGGTCGTAATGTTCTCGTTGGTTTTATGACTTGGGAAGGTTATAACTATGAGGACGCTATTATCATGAGCGAACGACTTGTTAAAGACGATGTTTATACTTCTATTCATATTGAAGAATATGAATCAGAAGCACGTGATACGAAATTAGGACCTGAAGAAATTACTCGAGATATCCCTAACGTTGGGGAAGATGCATTGAAAAACCTGAATGAATATGGAATTATTCGCATTGGTGCTGAAGTGACGGATGGAGATATACTTGTTGGAAAAGTTACTCCAAAAGGTGTAACAGAGTTGTCTGCGGAAGAACGCTTATTGCACGCTATTTTTGGAGAAAAAGCTCGTGAAGTCCGAGATACATCATTACGTGTTCCGCACGGTGCAGGTGGTATTGTACTTGATGTTAAAATCTTTAACCGGGAAGACGGAGATGAGCTTCCTCCAGGCGTAAATGAGCTTGTACGGGTGTACATTGTACAGAAACGTAAAATTCATGAAGGCGATAAAATGGCAGGGCGTCACGGAAACAAAGGTGTAATTTCTAAAATTCTCCCTGAAGAGGATATGCCATTCTTGCCTGATGGAACGCCAATTGATATTATGTTAAACCCACTAGGGGTGCCATCACGTATGAATATCGGACAGGTGTTTGAGTTGCACTTAGGTATGGCTGCTCGCGCATTAGGTATTCATGTAGCAACACCAGTATTTGATGGAGCTACAGAAGACGATGTATGGGAGACGCTAGAAGAAGCAGGTATGCCTCGAGATGCGAAAACAATTCTTTATGATGGAAGATCAGGAGAACCGTTTGATAATCGAGTATCAGTCGGTGTAATGTACATGATTAAGCTTGCTCATATGGTCGATGATAAATTACACGCTCGCTCTACAGGTCCATACTCACTTGTTACCCAACAGCCGCTTGGTGGTAAAGCGCAATTTGGTGGTCAGCGATTTGGAGAAATGGAAGTTTGGGCGCTAGAAGCTTATGGTGCAGCTTACACATTACAGGAAATTCTAACCGTTAAGTCAGATGATGTGGTTGGACGTGTGAAAACATATGAATCCATCGTCAAAGGGGATAATGTACCTGAACCAGGTGTTCCTGAATCCTTCAAGGTACTAATCAAGGAACTACAAAGCCTTGGTATGGATGTCAAGATGTTATCTAGTGAAGAAGAAGAAATTGATATGAGAGAATTAGAAGAAGAAGAGACACAACAAGCTAGTAAGCTTAATATAGAAGTTGAAGAAAGCTAA
- a CDS encoding class I SAM-dependent methyltransferase: MSEHYFSQKPQTISSPKTWQYNANGKKFTFTSDIGVFSKNEVDFGSRFLIEQFTAPDVAGDILDLGCGYGPIGITIADRYKERHIFMIDINERAVELAKRNAAQNAVENITCIPSDKLSAVKNRTFAAVVTNPPIRAGKQVVHEMFIQAERVIEHGGALWVVIQKKQGAPSAKKKLEEIFQQVHTVAKRKGYYLFQAVKV; encoded by the coding sequence ATGAGTGAGCATTACTTTTCACAAAAACCCCAAACAATAAGTTCACCAAAAACATGGCAATATAACGCGAACGGTAAGAAATTTACATTTACGAGCGATATAGGTGTCTTCTCGAAAAACGAAGTGGATTTTGGTAGCCGCTTTCTAATCGAACAATTTACAGCTCCAGACGTAGCAGGTGATATTTTAGATCTTGGTTGCGGTTATGGTCCAATTGGGATTACAATAGCTGATCGCTATAAGGAACGCCATATTTTTATGATCGATATTAATGAACGTGCGGTTGAATTAGCAAAACGAAATGCAGCGCAAAACGCGGTAGAAAACATTACTTGCATACCGAGTGATAAGTTGTCAGCTGTTAAAAATCGGACATTTGCTGCGGTTGTTACGAATCCGCCTATACGTGCTGGTAAGCAGGTTGTGCATGAAATGTTTATACAAGCAGAGCGGGTAATAGAACATGGCGGAGCATTATGGGTGGTGATCCAAAAAAAACAAGGAGCCCCTTCAGCAAAGAAAAAGTTAGAAGAAATATTTCAACAAGTTCATACCGTAGCTAAGCGAAAAGGGTATTATCTTTTTCAAGCAGTAAAAGTTTGA